In Crinalium epipsammum PCC 9333, the following are encoded in one genomic region:
- a CDS encoding DUF1517 domain-containing protein produces the protein MSSWGDRFNQLSGKTRFVVARLFLHLAGAEVAPLLGVLNRAAREAVESDGDLNILGEGLVEICENLLQYDTYWQSAANEGDVFWKEGEAGDYVNELFTDSAQRYLSEPFSSEAGSEQDQLLSLPITRNLVVMITVAAEGEEPKLETDLSNIPAFKAGLKALINLHYQRRLRAIQVHYSPAQFGDELTNDQLLTNFPELIPL, from the coding sequence ATGAGTTCTTGGGGCGATCGATTCAATCAGCTTAGTGGCAAAACTCGATTCGTAGTCGCTCGTTTGTTTCTCCATTTAGCAGGTGCAGAAGTTGCTCCTCTATTGGGTGTTCTCAATCGTGCTGCTAGGGAAGCAGTCGAATCCGATGGAGATCTAAACATTCTCGGAGAAGGACTGGTTGAGATTTGTGAAAACTTATTACAATACGATACCTACTGGCAATCGGCTGCTAATGAAGGTGATGTTTTCTGGAAGGAGGGTGAAGCTGGAGATTATGTAAATGAATTATTTACTGATTCCGCACAAAGATACCTGAGTGAACCTTTTTCCAGTGAAGCGGGTTCCGAGCAAGACCAGCTTTTATCTTTACCGATAACACGCAACTTGGTTGTAATGATTACGGTAGCGGCAGAAGGTGAAGAACCTAAATTGGAAACTGATTTATCAAACATCCCTGCCTTCAAAGCTGGTCTGAAAGCATTAATTAATTTACATTATCAAAGAAGACTACGAGCAATTCAAGTTCATTATTCTCCAGCACAATTTGGGGATGAACTGACCAACGATCAACTCTTAACAAATTTTCCAGAACTAATTCCGCTTTAA
- a CDS encoding YheT family hydrolase, translating into MPDPKYTPPLFLRNGMAMTLYTALSASRTWEKTILEQEPVYQERVFTGAGGVPIFGIVAIPENPKGTIVGTYGITGSLDNQWFLRILGRKAFAQGYAVVLFDWRAHGKTVELSPSLTSDGLYEGEDFVRIASVAKTMGCPAPFWFTGYSLGGQLALWAVKAAHELTRDGNQLGLHSDDIGGAAVICPSLDSTRSLSYLVRDRFGRHLEQAITRELIKLAWRIYEYHPTEIDPAAIERANSIWGFDHELVIKRLGFPSVEAYYEASSGLHILPHLNKPTLILYAIDDPMFDPSIVADLQLAAADNRNIDLLLTRYGGHVGYISSKGSQQLAGDPDPWWAWNRILQWCDRQLTITNDR; encoded by the coding sequence ATGCCTGATCCTAAATACACTCCACCGTTGTTTCTCCGCAACGGTATGGCAATGACTCTTTACACGGCTTTATCAGCGAGTCGTACCTGGGAAAAAACTATATTAGAGCAAGAGCCAGTTTACCAGGAGAGAGTTTTTACTGGTGCTGGAGGAGTGCCGATTTTTGGTATTGTTGCTATCCCAGAAAACCCTAAAGGCACAATTGTTGGTACTTATGGAATTACAGGTTCTTTAGATAATCAATGGTTTCTCAGGATACTAGGGCGTAAAGCTTTTGCCCAAGGTTATGCAGTGGTTTTATTTGACTGGAGGGCGCACGGTAAGACAGTAGAATTATCTCCAAGCTTAACTTCAGATGGGTTGTACGAGGGAGAAGACTTCGTTCGCATTGCCTCTGTTGCTAAAACAATGGGTTGCCCTGCACCATTTTGGTTTACGGGGTATTCTTTGGGTGGACAATTAGCACTATGGGCGGTTAAAGCTGCTCACGAACTAACAAGAGATGGTAATCAGCTAGGGTTGCACTCTGATGATATTGGTGGTGCGGCGGTTATTTGTCCGAGTCTTGATTCTACTCGTTCTTTGTCTTATTTAGTGCGCGATCGCTTCGGGAGGCATTTGGAACAAGCAATTACACGAGAATTGATCAAACTGGCTTGGCGCATTTATGAGTATCACCCAACAGAAATAGATCCAGCAGCAATTGAACGTGCTAATAGTATTTGGGGCTTTGATCACGAATTGGTAATAAAACGGCTGGGTTTTCCATCTGTAGAGGCATATTACGAGGCTAGTAGCGGGTTACACATCTTGCCTCACTTAAATAAACCAACCTTGATTTTATATGCGATCGATGACCCAATGTTTGACCCAAGTATTGTGGCAGACTTGCAATTAGCTGCTGCTGACAACCGTAACATAGATTTATTGCTAACCCGTTATGGCGGTCATGTTGGTTATATTAGTAGCAAAGGTAGCCAACAACTTGCTGGAGATCCCGATCCTTGGTGGGCTTGGAATCGAATTTTACAGTGGTGCGATCGACAATTAACGATTACCAATGACCGATGA
- a CDS encoding response regulator transcription factor encodes MPRILVIDDDAAIAELVAINLEMAGYDVIQASDGIKGQALAMQIVPDLIMLDLMLPNVDGFTVCQRLRRDERTADIPVLMLTALGQTQDKVEGFNAGADDYLTKPFEVEEMLARVRALLRRTDRIPQAAKHAEILSYGSLTLVPERFEAIWFNQTVKLTHLEFELLHCLLQRHGQTVSPSEILREVWGYDPDDDIETIRVHVRHLRTKLEPDPRHPQYIKTVYGAGYCLEIPSIQNATNAGSSVIERF; translated from the coding sequence ATGCCTCGGATACTTGTTATTGATGATGACGCGGCGATCGCAGAATTAGTCGCTATAAATTTGGAAATGGCTGGTTACGATGTTATTCAGGCATCAGACGGTATTAAAGGTCAGGCATTGGCTATGCAAATTGTGCCAGATTTAATTATGCTTGACCTCATGTTGCCCAATGTAGATGGTTTTACCGTTTGCCAGCGTCTACGTCGGGATGAGCGTACAGCCGATATTCCGGTGCTAATGTTAACGGCTTTGGGTCAAACTCAAGATAAAGTAGAAGGTTTTAATGCTGGTGCAGATGATTACCTCACCAAACCCTTTGAAGTTGAAGAAATGTTAGCGCGGGTGCGAGCTTTATTGCGACGAACAGATCGTATCCCCCAAGCAGCTAAACACGCAGAAATTTTAAGTTACGGGTCATTAACCCTTGTACCAGAAAGATTTGAAGCCATTTGGTTTAATCAAACAGTTAAACTCACCCATTTAGAATTTGAGCTTTTGCACTGTTTATTACAGCGACATGGACAGACAGTTTCTCCTAGTGAAATTCTGAGAGAAGTTTGGGGGTACGATCCAGATGATGATATTGAAACTATTCGCGTCCATGTTAGACACTTAAGAACAAAATTAGAACCCGATCCTCGTCACCCTCAATACATCAAGACGGTTTATGGTGCAGGTTACTGCCTAGAGATACCAAGTATACAAAACGCGACAAATGCTGGCTCTTCTGTGATTGAACGCTTTTAA
- the chlP gene encoding geranylgeranyl reductase encodes MVLRVAVVGSGPAGSSAAETLAKAGIETYLFERKLDNAKPCGGAIPLCMVSEFDLPPQIIDRQVRKMKMISPSNVEVDINIEKKEEYIGMCRREVLDGFLRDRAAKLGAKLINGTVHKIDIPGNNTDAYTLHYADHSNGSLEGTAKTLKVDLIIGADGANSRVAKAIDAGDYNYAIAFQERIRLPEDKMAYYHDLAEMYVGNDVSTDFYAWVFPKYDHVAVGTGTMKVHKADIKNLQAGIRARAAKKLAGGEIIKVEAHPIPEHPRPRRVVGRVALVGDAAGYVTKSSGEGIYFAAKSGRMCAETIVEVSQSGQKIPTENDLKLYLKRWDKKYGLTYKVLDILQSVFYRSDATREAFVEMCADRDVQRLTFDSYLYKTVVPANPLVQMKITAKTIASLLRGNALAP; translated from the coding sequence TTGGTACTAAGGGTTGCTGTTGTTGGCTCAGGTCCGGCTGGTTCCTCTGCGGCTGAAACGCTTGCTAAAGCTGGGATTGAAACTTACTTGTTTGAGCGCAAGCTTGACAATGCTAAACCCTGTGGCGGTGCAATTCCGTTGTGTATGGTCAGCGAGTTTGACTTACCGCCGCAAATTATTGATCGGCAGGTGAGAAAAATGAAGATGATCTCGCCATCTAATGTTGAAGTTGATATAAATATAGAGAAAAAAGAAGAATATATTGGGATGTGCCGTCGGGAAGTGCTGGATGGCTTCCTACGCGATCGCGCAGCTAAATTAGGTGCTAAGTTGATCAATGGCACTGTTCATAAAATAGATATTCCCGGTAACAACACTGATGCCTATACCCTCCACTATGCCGATCACTCAAATGGCAGCTTGGAAGGAACAGCTAAAACCCTGAAAGTTGATTTAATTATTGGGGCGGATGGGGCGAATTCTCGTGTAGCTAAGGCTATTGACGCTGGTGATTATAATTATGCGATCGCTTTCCAAGAGCGAATTCGCCTGCCAGAAGATAAAATGGCTTACTACCACGATTTGGCAGAAATGTACGTCGGCAACGATGTCTCCACAGACTTCTATGCCTGGGTTTTCCCTAAATACGACCACGTTGCCGTTGGCACTGGTACTATGAAGGTACACAAAGCCGATATTAAAAATCTGCAAGCAGGTATTCGCGCCCGTGCTGCCAAAAAACTTGCAGGTGGCGAGATTATTAAAGTAGAAGCTCATCCCATCCCTGAACATCCCAGACCCCGCCGTGTAGTTGGTAGAGTCGCTTTGGTAGGAGATGCAGCAGGTTACGTTACCAAGTCTTCTGGCGAAGGTATTTACTTTGCGGCTAAATCTGGTCGGATGTGTGCAGAAACCATTGTGGAAGTGTCCCAAAGTGGTCAAAAGATTCCTACAGAAAACGATCTCAAGCTTTACTTAAAGCGTTGGGATAAAAAGTATGGTCTGACATATAAAGTGTTAGACATTTTGCAAAGTGTTTTCTATCGCTCAGATGCTACCCGTGAAGCATTTGTAGAAATGTGTGCTGACCGCGACGTACAAAGGTTGACATTCGATAGCTATCTTTATAAAACGGTAGTTCCAGCAAATCCCTTAGTACAAATGAAGATTACTGCTAAGACAATTGCTAGTTTGCTGCGCGGAAATGCACTAGCTCCTTAG
- a CDS encoding sulfate/molybdate ABC transporter ATP-binding protein — translation MGIIVENVSKQFGSFKAVDEVNIQIESGSLVALLGPSGSGKSTLLRLIAGLEMPDTGKIWLTGKDATYQSVQERNIGFVFQHYALFKHLTVRQNIAFGLDIRKASKAKIKGRVEELLELVQLGGLGDRYPSQLSGGQRQRVALARSLAVEPQVLLLDEPFGALDAKVRKDLRAWLRRLHDEVHVTTVFVTHDQEEAMEVSDKIVVMNKGKVEQIGTPAEIYDHPASAFVMSFIGPVNVLPSTSHIFQGNGFESAHPEMYLRPQDVLIQTQQNGTTVPATVSRLIHLGWEVQAELTLDDGQVLMVHLTRERFDELNIKAQQRVFVKPKDAKSFPLYYSI, via the coding sequence GTGGGCATTATTGTTGAAAACGTATCTAAGCAGTTTGGTAGTTTTAAGGCTGTTGACGAAGTTAACATCCAAATTGAATCAGGTTCATTGGTAGCTTTGCTTGGACCTTCAGGTTCTGGGAAGTCTACCCTGTTACGATTAATTGCAGGTTTAGAAATGCCCGATACAGGGAAAATCTGGCTGACTGGTAAAGATGCAACCTATCAGAGTGTACAAGAACGCAATATTGGATTTGTGTTTCAGCACTATGCTTTGTTTAAGCACCTGACTGTACGCCAGAATATTGCCTTTGGCTTAGATATTCGCAAGGCATCAAAAGCTAAAATTAAGGGGCGGGTAGAAGAACTGTTAGAGTTAGTACAGTTGGGTGGACTAGGCGATCGCTATCCTTCTCAACTATCTGGAGGTCAAAGACAGCGTGTAGCACTAGCAAGATCCTTAGCAGTTGAACCTCAAGTTTTGCTACTTGATGAACCTTTTGGCGCACTAGATGCGAAAGTTCGCAAAGATTTACGTGCCTGGTTAAGAAGACTTCACGATGAAGTTCATGTCACAACAGTATTTGTTACCCACGATCAGGAAGAGGCAATGGAAGTCTCAGATAAAATCGTGGTAATGAATAAAGGCAAGGTGGAACAAATTGGTACACCAGCAGAAATATACGATCACCCAGCCTCAGCCTTTGTGATGAGTTTTATTGGACCTGTGAACGTTTTGCCCAGTACATCGCATATTTTCCAAGGTAATGGGTTTGAGTCGGCACATCCTGAGATGTATCTGCGCCCCCAGGATGTTTTAATCCAAACCCAGCAAAATGGCACAACTGTACCTGCCACAGTTAGCCGTTTAATTCATTTAGGCTGGGAAGTTCAGGCAGAATTAACCTTAGATGATGGTCAGGTGCTAATGGTGCATTTAACTAGAGAACGTTTTGATGAGTTGAATATAAAAGCACAACAAAGGGTATTTGTCAAACCAAAAGATGCTAAATCTTTTCCACTGTACTATTCAATTTAG
- a CDS encoding ABC transporter substrate-binding protein — MKRWRWLNVLTVNSLAKFLGLFSLCLLLVVGCDKVNTAKPDSTGGGSGRITIGTTAKPRTMDPADAYELAALNVIYNMSDSLYTYETGTTNLKPQLATALPKVSADGLTYTIPLQKNVVFHDDTPFNAKAMEFSLKRFIENKGKPSFLLSDTVESVKATKEDELTIKLKKPFAAFPSLLAFSGAVAVSPKAYQIGAGKFQPNQFIGTGPYKLVQFRSDSIKLDVFDKYWGEKPVNKGIDIQVYTSPANLYSGFNTGVVDVTHLTLDPDQIKSLKQGAPNGGWQAIESQGTAVSYLGLNLKQKPLDKPEVRQAIAAMIDRALLNERVLQGQAEPLYSLVPTSFDVYKPVFKDQYGDANIDKAKQLLQQAGFSQSNPVKLEIWYPSASTTRGLVATTLKAYADQKLDGMLQFDIKTVESASFFKNVGKGVYPTFLLDWYPDFLDADNYVQPFTECTTGSVAKGCEEGGSQTQGSFYYNERVNTLIDQERKELKPEARKAIFGELQEILAKDVPYIPLWQTKDNIFAKKGISGAAINPTQTLPFWTIKRS, encoded by the coding sequence ATGAAACGATGGCGTTGGCTAAACGTGCTTACAGTAAATTCGCTCGCTAAATTCCTTGGTTTATTCTCTCTGTGTTTGTTGCTAGTAGTCGGTTGTGATAAGGTAAATACCGCTAAACCCGATAGTACAGGTGGTGGAAGCGGTCGCATCACTATTGGCACAACAGCCAAGCCACGTACAATGGACCCTGCTGATGCTTACGAATTAGCTGCACTCAATGTTATCTACAACATGAGTGATAGCCTCTATACCTATGAAACCGGAACCACTAACCTTAAACCGCAACTAGCTACAGCATTGCCTAAAGTCAGTGCAGACGGTTTAACATACACGATTCCACTGCAAAAAAATGTTGTTTTTCACGATGACACTCCTTTCAACGCTAAAGCAATGGAGTTTTCTCTCAAACGCTTTATCGAAAACAAAGGTAAGCCATCATTTCTCCTATCTGACACAGTTGAATCTGTCAAAGCTACTAAAGAAGATGAATTAACAATCAAGCTCAAAAAGCCGTTTGCAGCATTTCCTTCCTTACTAGCTTTTTCTGGTGCTGTTGCTGTTTCACCCAAAGCTTATCAAATAGGTGCTGGAAAATTTCAACCAAACCAATTTATCGGTACAGGTCCTTACAAATTAGTACAATTTCGCAGTGACTCCATCAAGCTAGATGTGTTTGATAAATACTGGGGAGAAAAACCAGTTAATAAGGGCATTGATATTCAGGTATATACTAGCCCAGCGAATTTGTATAGTGGCTTTAATACTGGTGTAGTTGATGTTACTCACCTCACCCTTGATCCCGACCAAATTAAAAGCTTAAAACAAGGTGCGCCTAACGGCGGTTGGCAAGCTATCGAATCTCAAGGAACAGCAGTTAGTTATTTAGGTCTGAACTTAAAGCAAAAGCCTTTAGATAAGCCAGAAGTCAGACAAGCGATCGCTGCTATGATTGACAGAGCATTACTAAATGAGCGAGTACTTCAAGGTCAGGCAGAACCTCTTTATAGTTTAGTGCCAACTAGCTTTGATGTTTACAAACCTGTATTCAAAGACCAGTACGGTGATGCCAATATTGACAAAGCCAAACAGTTATTGCAACAAGCTGGTTTTTCTCAATCTAATCCAGTCAAGCTAGAAATATGGTATCCCTCTGCTTCAACTACTAGAGGTTTAGTTGCCACCACTCTTAAAGCTTATGCAGATCAAAAATTGGATGGTATGCTGCAATTTGATATCAAAACTGTAGAATCAGCAAGTTTCTTTAAAAATGTTGGTAAGGGTGTCTATCCTACTTTCCTGCTAGATTGGTATCCAGACTTTTTAGATGCTGACAACTACGTGCAGCCTTTTACTGAATGTACTACTGGTTCAGTTGCTAAAGGTTGTGAAGAAGGTGGCAGTCAAACCCAAGGCTCGTTTTACTATAATGAACGGGTTAATACACTGATTGATCAAGAGCGTAAAGAGCTAAAACCAGAAGCCCGCAAAGCTATCTTTGGTGAATTGCAAGAAATACTTGCTAAAGATGTTCCTTACATTCCTCTTTGGCAAACCAAAGACAATATCTTTGCCAAAAAAGGTATTTCAGGCGCAGCTATAAATCCTACCCAAACTTTACCGTTTTGGACAATTAAGAGAAGTTAG
- a CDS encoding antibiotic biosynthesis monooxygenase: MQYVLIIHEVEDYAAWKKVFDNATQIRKEAGEISYQLLKFDTDANNIVHFSRWSSLQNAKNFFESERLVEIRKKAGVKAPTFIYLDEIENGIL; the protein is encoded by the coding sequence ATGCAATACGTCCTCATCATTCACGAAGTTGAAGATTATGCAGCATGGAAAAAAGTTTTTGACAATGCAACGCAAATCCGAAAGGAAGCCGGAGAAATCAGTTATCAACTGCTCAAGTTTGATACCGATGCCAACAACATCGTGCATTTTTCGCGCTGGAGTTCTCTGCAAAACGCCAAAAATTTCTTCGAGTCCGAGCGATTGGTAGAAATACGCAAAAAAGCTGGTGTCAAAGCGCCTACATTCATCTATTTGGACGAAATCGAAAACGGCATCCTCTAA